A DNA window from Dethiosulfovibrio faecalis contains the following coding sequences:
- a CDS encoding DUF3343 domain-containing protein — protein MCVIRCLATFDVTSMAIMFERLFRKKGLNVKVVPVPRSLSSSCGLACEYPCDDEQEIRSICADRDIDVIGWHRLD, from the coding sequence GTGTGTGTCATACGCTGTTTAGCCACTTTCGACGTTACCAGCATGGCTATAATGTTCGAGCGGCTTTTTCGCAAAAAGGGCCTCAACGTCAAGGTCGTTCCGGTGCCCAGAAGTCTTTCGTCGAGCTGTGGGTTGGCCTGCGAATATCCTTGCGATGACGAGCAGGAAATACGATCCATCTGTGCCGATAGGGATATCGACGTTATCGGTTGGCATCGTCTGGACTGA